A stretch of the Blastocatellia bacterium genome encodes the following:
- a CDS encoding RNA-binding protein, translating into MTAKLYIGNIAYNVCGEDLSNLFSEAGTVLASRIVLDRVTGKSRGFGFVEMANANQAEVAISRFNGHTLSGRTLLVYLAHDNRELSRRAREEKQKISNAQRATFYNQEEKLIPERRLSRSQAG; encoded by the coding sequence ATGACAGCAAAACTATATATTGGAAACATTGCTTATAATGTTTGTGGGGAAGATCTTTCTAATTTGTTTTCTGAGGCTGGCACAGTGCTAGCAAGCAGAATAGTCTTAGACCGTGTAACAGGTAAATCACGGGGATTTGGCTTTGTTGAGATGGCTAATGCTAATCAAGCAGAAGTAGCTATAAGCCGCTTTAATGGACATACTCTTTCAGGTCGCACATTATTAGTTTATTTAGCTCATGACAATAGAGAACTTAGCCGACGCGCCCGCGAAGAAAAACAAAAGATTTCTAATGCACAAAGAGCTACTTTTTATAATCAAGAAGAAAAGCTAATACCCGAACGCCGTCTATCTCGTAGCCAAGCAGGTTAA
- a CDS encoding glycosyltransferase family 39 protein, whose amino-acid sequence MIELLRKFNKNWQTFLLISIFCLPFFINLGGNSLWDGNEGFYAEPAREVVESGNYLIPTYNYQPRFKKPPLATWIIAFSYQTLGVSEFAERLPIAIAAILTIWITYFLGKLIADKELGIISALVLATMLKFMIYCRQYAGDIFLTLFISLTMLYFARAMIETERKKQNLYKFLAYLAMGLGMLDKGIVAIVVPMTMVGLFILLLRRWELIKLLFSPTGYVITGVVGASWYTLMYWKYGWDFIQVNIINETVKRYVTDELGGRAIYYYVGVYFSETLPWSIFIIPAIIYWLKCWKEEKLNISQEKLKSFLPFLTIIWFIFIFIFFSLSIGKRAVYLVALYPAAAIIIAYYFRFNLFNHNKLLTNLQIVLSSLLAIVCLASSVIIFLAYQKLEIRTNLIYLAITALVLLSLGLIVSLKKLELQLPVILVSSWLLILSITLIMPKIEFYRPIPQFAQIIKSQASPTDKVGTFSVDTPSLMFYTQRAIFQNWKLEDMLKELADDKTTYFVTREDFLATLKQNTSANLEVLDSRPLLQLRWEHLFGKKTNLLCTWF is encoded by the coding sequence ATGATTGAATTATTAAGAAAATTTAATAAAAATTGGCAAACCTTCCTGCTAATTTCAATTTTTTGCCTACCCTTCTTTATCAACCTTGGCGGTAACTCTCTTTGGGATGGAAACGAAGGTTTTTATGCTGAACCTGCTAGAGAAGTTGTAGAAAGTGGTAATTACTTAATCCCTACCTATAATTATCAACCACGTTTTAAGAAACCTCCTCTTGCAACTTGGATTATTGCTTTTTCTTATCAGACGTTAGGAGTGTCAGAATTTGCTGAGCGTTTGCCTATAGCAATTGCTGCAATTTTAACGATTTGGATAACTTATTTTTTAGGTAAACTCATAGCAGATAAAGAGTTAGGCATTATTTCAGCATTAGTTTTAGCTACTATGCTGAAGTTTATGATCTACTGCCGTCAATATGCTGGGGATATTTTTCTCACCCTTTTTATTAGCTTAACAATGCTTTATTTTGCTCGCGCTATGATTGAAACAGAAAGGAAAAAGCAAAACTTATATAAATTTCTTGCTTACCTAGCTATGGGATTAGGTATGCTTGATAAAGGTATTGTTGCTATTGTTGTACCAATGACTATGGTAGGGCTATTTATTTTACTTCTAAGACGTTGGGAGTTAATAAAGTTACTATTTAGCCCTACGGGTTATGTAATTACGGGTGTTGTTGGTGCGTCTTGGTATACATTGATGTATTGGAAATATGGTTGGGATTTCATTCAGGTTAATATCATTAATGAGACTGTAAAAAGATATGTAACTGATGAACTGGGCGGACGAGCAATTTACTACTATGTAGGGGTTTATTTTTCTGAAACCTTGCCTTGGTCAATTTTTATTATTCCAGCAATTATTTACTGGCTAAAATGCTGGAAAGAAGAAAAACTTAATATTAGCCAAGAAAAGCTTAAATCTTTTTTGCCTTTTTTAACAATTATTTGGTTTATTTTTATTTTTATTTTCTTTAGCTTATCTATTGGTAAGCGTGCTGTTTATTTAGTTGCTCTTTATCCAGCAGCAGCAATAATTATTGCTTATTATTTTAGATTTAACTTATTTAATCATAATAAGTTACTTACTAATTTACAAATAGTTTTATCCTCACTTTTAGCTATAGTTTGTTTAGCAAGTAGTGTAATAATTTTTCTAGCCTACCAAAAACTTGAAATAAGAACAAATTTAATTTATTTAGCTATTACTGCTTTAGTTTTACTTTCTCTAGGCTTAATAGTTAGCCTTAAAAAACTAGAATTACAGCTACCTGTAATTTTAGTTTCTAGCTGGTTATTAATATTAAGTATTACATTGATAATGCCTAAGATAGAGTTTTATCGGCCAATTCCACAGTTTGCCCAAATTATAAAGTCCCAAGCTAGCCCAACAGATAAAGTAGGAACATTTTCTGTTGATACACCTAGTTTGATGTTTTATACACAACGAGCAATTTTTCAAAATTGGAAACTAGAAGATATGCTAAAAGAATTAGCCGATGATAAAACAACCTATTTTGTTACTAGAGAAGACTTTTTAGCTACACTAAAGCAAAATACCAGTGCCAACTTAGAGGTTTTAGATAGCAGACCTCTCTTACAACTTCGTTGGGAACATCTTTTTGGCAAAAAAACAAACCTACTATGCACTTGGTTTTAG
- a CDS encoding DnaJ domain-containing protein, which translates to MSQVLNQANDNNINVLIFTADETVADECKNRLEKENFTLDLVENFSTAQQLIATNNYKIVIVDFLLPNTTSIEVVRELKATASNIIIIVIAEEIDENLLLKVMQAGANYCLPKIEGYTEQLPYLIKVSLEQQQAFEKAKSQKSTTNSTLEYKGLLSSTTIPRLLRAFYQQQLTGALHITRTELVTSFYFIDGSIVYIRSKESDKLLGEKLVKEGKISPLDLEAINNLMNKSKSRFAATITSLGLLKPEDFKPLLVQHILKQLYSTFEWAEGDFVFEPGAKLENEVMLSLSTADVIFAGIRHLKNRKLIEQWLGDFEQILIPTSNLAALFQALTLNQNEIKVIEKIDRPMSIEQICELSQLDEEIVLRTLSGLIETGMLVPFSAKAEKLLVEIPKFAELFDFIPLQGDFDARSAAEFCYEIEMLLQKFRFCDHYAVLDVGRKGSKSQITEAFRELAKKFHPDRHDQLASYHLNLRSDLKTIFERLAEAYYTLSDDSRRSAYDITLKPISTIAKGTGNFIEGKVTPVVEQALPTTQPLPPVVYGLLGSEEYEVALEFYKKRHFDKARKMLLEAVDADPDNAEYQIALARSMLKLPAYIRQAETAYLRAIELSPRNAEYCAELGLFYQKFSHTSQARALFRRALELDPSNPIALRVNM; encoded by the coding sequence ATGTCTCAAGTGCTTAATCAAGCCAATGACAATAACATTAATGTATTAATTTTTACTGCTGATGAAACAGTAGCTGATGAATGTAAAAATAGACTAGAAAAAGAAAACTTTACTTTAGATTTAGTAGAAAACTTTTCTACTGCCCAACAGTTAATTGCTACCAACAATTACAAAATTGTAATAGTAGATTTTCTACTACCTAATACTACTTCTATAGAAGTAGTGCGTGAGCTAAAAGCTACGGCTAGCAATATAATAATAATTGTTATTGCTGAAGAAATAGACGAAAATTTGCTATTAAAAGTAATGCAGGCAGGAGCTAATTATTGCTTACCAAAAATAGAAGGCTACACAGAACAACTACCTTATTTAATAAAAGTTAGCCTAGAACAACAACAAGCTTTTGAAAAAGCAAAAAGTCAAAAATCTACCACTAATTCAACCCTTGAATATAAAGGTCTATTAAGTAGTACTACAATTCCAAGACTGCTTAGAGCATTTTACCAGCAACAATTAACAGGTGCGTTACATATTACTAGAACAGAACTAGTTACTAGTTTTTATTTTATAGATGGTTCAATTGTATATATTAGAAGTAAAGAATCAGACAAATTGTTAGGTGAAAAATTAGTAAAAGAAGGAAAAATTTCACCATTAGACTTAGAAGCTATAAACAATTTAATGAATAAATCTAAAAGTAGATTTGCTGCTACTATAACTTCTTTAGGCTTACTAAAACCAGAAGACTTTAAACCATTATTGGTACAACATATCTTAAAGCAACTTTATTCAACTTTTGAATGGGCAGAAGGCGACTTTGTTTTTGAGCCAGGAGCTAAACTAGAAAATGAAGTAATGCTTTCCCTTTCTACAGCAGATGTAATTTTTGCTGGGATTCGACACTTAAAAAACCGCAAATTAATAGAACAATGGTTAGGTGATTTTGAGCAAATATTAATTCCTACCTCTAATTTAGCCGCACTTTTTCAAGCTCTAACCCTAAATCAAAATGAAATAAAAGTGATTGAAAAAATTGATCGTCCAATGTCTATAGAGCAAATTTGCGAACTTAGCCAGCTAGATGAAGAAATTGTACTGCGTACTTTATCAGGTCTAATTGAAACAGGAATGTTAGTTCCATTTTCTGCCAAAGCAGAAAAACTACTTGTAGAAATCCCAAAATTTGCAGAATTATTTGATTTTATACCGCTTCAAGGTGATTTTGATGCTCGATCAGCAGCAGAATTTTGCTATGAAATAGAAATGTTGCTACAAAAATTTAGATTTTGTGATCATTATGCTGTATTAGATGTAGGGCGTAAAGGTAGCAAATCCCAAATTACAGAAGCATTTCGTGAACTAGCTAAAAAGTTTCATCCCGATAGACATGACCAATTAGCCAGCTACCACTTAAATTTAAGGTCAGACTTAAAAACAATTTTTGAGCGTTTAGCCGAAGCCTATTACACTTTAAGCGATGATAGCCGACGCTCTGCCTATGATATTACTCTAAAACCAATTTCTACTATTGCAAAAGGCACAGGTAATTTTATTGAAGGAAAAGTAACACCTGTTGTAGAACAAGCTCTACCCACCACACAGCCCTTGCCGCCAGTAGTTTATGGTCTACTTGGTAGTGAAGAATATGAAGTAGCTTTAGAATTTTATAAAAAACGCCATTTTGATAAAGCCCGAAAAATGCTTTTAGAAGCTGTTGATGCTGACCCAGATAATGCAGAATATCAAATTGCGCTAGCTCGCAGTATGCTAAAACTTCCTGCTTATATTCGACAAGCTGAAACAGCCTATTTAAGAGCTATTGAGCTATCACCAAGAAATGCTGAATATTGTGCTGAGTTAGGATTGTTTTATCAAAAGTTTTCCCATACCTCACAAGCTCGTGCATTGTTTCGTCGTGCTTTAGAACTTGACCCTAGCAACCCTATTGCTTTAAGAGTAAATATGTAG
- a CDS encoding alpha-2-macroglobulin, with product MKILFLISLFFAFTMVVYSQINDYEKIKSEAEKLYSEGSYSMANQLYQKLADWPLSDTEKRWVNFRLADTLWRSQAATNTSDNTKYEQARQQLEILVRDINREQDRDLVWAEVQESLADFYWQRNNSRSWGQASNYYLAALDWWAGSQNLDLARRRYLKIVFSSAKPTWAETYYYYGYYGNIFPIQVLENALKIAQSDNDKAHAHYLIAMAIRYSGGSNEVRQKAPEEFEAAIKFGKTADWYDDALFYYGEWLQSYGRISFADDGRVIQQQDFPGALKLYQQIVSEYKKGESRYYDQAQQKIVEITKSYVQISVSNFFLPDSEIQFYLNYRNVKDINFALYKVDLTQHLNFTDNNVSSSGWLQQIKLETTQQVKAWTKTVENKGDYKPVGENIVLGEKLPVAAYVIEAKSGDSTSRELILVTDTVLLVKTAGKQVLAYFSKAIDGSPVASANVKLWQRYYTGNQYVWQSLNLQTNSDGLAVFNLPDNSSNQDIFIAANSDNYQAFSLGYNYRYGSSGQSWKVYAFTDRPAYRPKEEAKWKFIVRRYDGSVYSTPANETVEFEVTDPRGTKVKEGKTKLNAFGTAWDNLQLTEAMPLGEYRIRFWDEGKRNGIGDAVLFRIEEYKLPEFKVSVKTPEENGKRQVFRIGEKVEVNIQADYYFGGAVANANVQVVVYQNPFYHYYRPRRDFAWYYEDFDRGYNNYYGNGQVIKQETLKTDAEGRAKLIFETPTYGGQDFEYRVEARVTDSSRREIIASERIRVTRQRYYVYLQPDHYLCRPQDNIKIKVKTIDANDQPTAVEGNIKLVRDYWYEIWLDPNDKEIKGEELDKIRRQLKQFPPPNEPNKKPWRLKFRGYEHEEILTDKLTTNDQGEAEFNAKPVKVGYYRLEWASKDKGRPPITTQTTFWAINNDTTELGYRYDGVQIIVDKDTLRVGQKASVMVTVPSPDRYVLFSLEASDLYSYKLLRLSGTVQLVEFDVQQKHVPNVFLNALMVWDKQVYSDSKQVIVPPTQNFLNVSVKSDRDQYQPREEGTLTIDARDENNNPVSAEIALGLVDESVYYIQSDYAGDPRQFYFGSKRSLNVQSFNTFQQKRYVRLVTTGQRSQPLVEQERLQEFQGKSGGEGAFRDEESDFAAAPQSVAAESVMSLQSGARPAAPAANAPAKSLGRANNAQLAKKESKDDANERRRDGADLDDRKQVGEKGQGGEPAVQVRSDFRSTVFWQPDVVTDNQGKATVKIKYPDNLTSWKAVARVVTTKDQFGIADAMTRTKQPLIVRLQAPRFFVVGDLTTVSAVVNNNTDKTIVVTPKIDATGVTVTGFLKDGKPAKGEASNLEIPANGDARVDWIVSTSKAGDAKIKVSAFNKTYSDAMENSYLVYEHGIEKFVTKSGKMRGSEVAVNLTIPKERKIETTSLVVQVAPSMAVTMLDALPYLLDYPYGCTEQTMSRFLPAAIMAKTLRELGLQPEVVMGRLFGGIEQQFVDKTQPKGKKDLTKLNEIVYQGLNRLYDFQHSDGGWGWWKEGESDHFMTAYVLWGLTLANQADIDARLDVARRAANYLDKELVEEELNYDQQAWMLHALAVFQASIKAKATEFQTKAFNNIWQNRDKLNAYTRSLLALSAHYFGDKEKAMVLIRNLENGVKIDNTPDVAVIEKGAEKSNDSVIGTAHWGEDGLYYRWSDGGIEATSFALRALLTIDPQNKLIEPVTNWLVKNRRGAQWSNTRDTAITILALNDYLKTTGELKPNLEYELLVNGKLVVTKKLSGEDAIAAPSQFPIEQKLIADGANEIRIRRKGGSGTLYFAAQATFFSLENPIASAGNEIFVRRDYYKIVSKPTLLKGFIYEKELMKDKDKINSGDRIQVVLTIEAKNNYEYLLFEDLKPAGIEAVQIRSGEALYTRELKSSTIERRFADKKEISTDPGQAPETSPRKAALRGEAKALVEKEIAKTLPNQTDDLSAQDYTGRSRWVYQELRDRKVALFIDKLPEGVWEIRYEFRAEVPGEFHALPVLGHAMYVPEIRCNSKEIRISVTDEKK from the coding sequence ATGAAAATACTTTTCCTCATATCTTTATTTTTTGCTTTTACTATGGTTGTTTACTCACAAATTAATGATTATGAAAAAATTAAATCTGAAGCTGAAAAGCTCTACTCTGAAGGCTCTTATAGTATGGCTAATCAGCTTTATCAAAAGCTAGCTGATTGGCCTTTGTCCGATACAGAAAAACGCTGGGTAAACTTTCGTTTAGCTGATACTCTTTGGCGTAGTCAAGCTGCTACAAACACATCAGATAACACAAAATATGAACAAGCCCGTCAACAATTAGAAATTTTAGTTAGAGATATTAACCGTGAGCAAGATAGGGATTTAGTTTGGGCCGAAGTCCAAGAATCACTAGCTGATTTTTATTGGCAAAGAAATAATAGCCGAAGTTGGGGACAAGCTAGCAATTACTACCTAGCCGCGCTAGATTGGTGGGCCGGCTCTCAAAACCTAGATCTAGCCCGTCGTAGATACTTAAAAATTGTTTTTTCCTCTGCTAAACCTACCTGGGCCGAAACCTATTACTATTATGGTTACTACGGAAATATTTTTCCTATACAAGTTTTAGAAAATGCTTTGAAAATTGCTCAGTCTGATAATGATAAAGCTCATGCACATTATTTGATTGCAATGGCAATTCGTTATAGTGGTGGAAGTAATGAAGTTCGCCAAAAAGCACCAGAAGAATTTGAAGCAGCAATCAAGTTTGGTAAAACTGCCGATTGGTATGATGACGCGCTATTTTATTATGGCGAATGGCTGCAAAGCTATGGACGTATTAGCTTTGCTGATGATGGTCGAGTAATTCAGCAACAAGATTTTCCTGGCGCATTAAAACTTTATCAGCAAATAGTAAGCGAATACAAAAAAGGTGAAAGTCGCTACTATGACCAGGCACAACAAAAAATAGTAGAAATTACTAAATCCTATGTTCAAATTAGCGTTTCTAATTTCTTTTTACCTGATTCAGAAATACAGTTTTATCTTAACTACCGCAATGTAAAAGACATCAACTTTGCTTTATATAAAGTAGATTTAACTCAACACTTAAATTTTACTGACAACAATGTTTCTAGCAGTGGTTGGTTACAACAAATCAAGCTTGAAACTACACAACAAGTAAAAGCATGGACAAAAACAGTTGAAAATAAAGGTGATTATAAGCCTGTTGGGGAAAACATTGTTTTAGGTGAAAAATTACCCGTTGCAGCCTATGTTATTGAAGCTAAAAGCGGTGATAGCACAAGCAGGGAATTAATTTTAGTTACTGACACAGTTTTACTAGTTAAAACTGCTGGAAAACAAGTCTTAGCCTATTTTAGTAAAGCAATAGATGGTAGTCCGGTTGCAAGTGCAAATGTAAAGCTTTGGCAACGCTATTACACAGGTAATCAATATGTTTGGCAATCGCTAAATTTACAAACTAATTCAGATGGCCTAGCAGTTTTTAATCTGCCTGATAATAGTTCTAATCAAGATATTTTTATTGCTGCTAATAGCGATAATTATCAAGCATTTAGCCTTGGTTATAATTATCGTTATGGCAGTAGTGGTCAAAGCTGGAAAGTTTATGCTTTTACAGATCGTCCGGCGTATCGACCAAAAGAAGAAGCTAAATGGAAATTTATTGTCCGCCGCTATGATGGGTCAGTTTATAGCACTCCAGCTAATGAAACCGTAGAGTTTGAGGTTACAGATCCACGAGGAACAAAAGTCAAAGAAGGCAAAACAAAATTAAATGCTTTTGGCACGGCTTGGGACAACCTACAACTTACTGAAGCTATGCCACTTGGAGAATATCGCATTAGATTTTGGGATGAAGGAAAACGAAACGGCATTGGCGATGCTGTACTATTTCGTATTGAAGAATATAAGCTACCAGAATTTAAGGTTTCTGTAAAAACACCTGAAGAAAATGGAAAAAGACAAGTTTTCCGCATAGGTGAAAAAGTAGAAGTTAATATCCAAGCGGATTACTACTTTGGCGGGGCCGTAGCCAATGCTAACGTCCAAGTGGTAGTTTATCAAAATCCTTTTTATCACTATTACCGACCAAGAAGAGATTTTGCTTGGTACTATGAAGATTTTGATCGAGGCTATAATAATTATTATGGAAACGGACAAGTCATTAAACAAGAAACACTTAAGACTGATGCAGAAGGACGAGCAAAACTTATTTTTGAAACTCCAACTTATGGAGGACAAGATTTTGAATATCGAGTTGAAGCTAGAGTTACTGATAGCTCACGACGGGAAATTATTGCATCAGAACGAATTAGAGTAACACGCCAACGCTACTATGTTTATTTACAACCTGATCATTATCTTTGTCGCCCACAAGATAATATTAAAATCAAAGTTAAAACCATTGATGCTAATGATCAACCAACAGCAGTTGAGGGAAATATCAAGCTAGTTAGAGATTATTGGTATGAAATTTGGCTTGATCCAAATGATAAAGAGATTAAAGGCGAGGAACTAGACAAAATACGTAGGCAGCTTAAACAGTTTCCTCCGCCAAATGAGCCAAATAAAAAACCTTGGCGGCTAAAATTCCGAGGTTATGAGCATGAAGAAATTTTAACAGACAAATTAACAACTAATGACCAAGGAGAAGCTGAATTTAATGCTAAACCTGTTAAAGTTGGCTACTACCGTTTAGAATGGGCTAGCAAGGATAAAGGCCGTCCTCCAATCACTACACAAACAACTTTTTGGGCAATAAACAACGACACAACAGAGTTAGGTTATCGCTATGATGGTGTCCAAATTATTGTTGATAAAGATACTTTGCGCGTAGGTCAAAAAGCTTCTGTAATGGTGACAGTCCCAAGCCCAGACCGCTATGTTTTATTTAGTCTTGAAGCTAGCGACCTTTACAGCTATAAACTTTTACGTTTAAGCGGTACTGTCCAACTAGTAGAATTTGATGTTCAACAAAAACATGTTCCAAATGTTTTCCTAAATGCTTTAATGGTTTGGGATAAACAAGTTTACTCAGATAGTAAGCAAGTCATTGTTCCACCTACGCAAAATTTCTTAAATGTTAGCGTTAAGTCAGACCGTGACCAATATCAGCCACGAGAAGAAGGAACTTTAACTATTGATGCACGAGATGAAAATAATAATCCTGTTTCGGCTGAAATAGCCTTGGGACTAGTGGACGAGTCTGTTTATTACATCCAAAGTGATTATGCTGGAGATCCTCGTCAATTTTATTTTGGAAGTAAACGATCTCTTAATGTCCAATCTTTTAACACTTTCCAACAAAAACGCTATGTTCGTCTAGTTACAACAGGCCAAAGATCTCAACCATTAGTTGAACAAGAACGCTTGCAAGAATTTCAAGGAAAATCTGGTGGAGAAGGTGCTTTTAGAGATGAAGAAAGTGATTTTGCTGCTGCACCTCAATCCGTTGCTGCTGAATCAGTAATGAGCTTACAATCAGGTGCAAGACCTGCTGCACCTGCTGCAAATGCTCCTGCTAAATCCTTGGGACGGGCTAATAATGCTCAACTAGCTAAAAAAGAGTCTAAAGATGATGCTAATGAACGCAGAAGAGACGGTGCCGACCTAGACGATAGAAAACAAGTTGGTGAGAAAGGACAAGGGGGCGAACCTGCTGTTCAAGTTCGTAGCGATTTCCGGTCAACTGTTTTTTGGCAACCTGATGTTGTGACTGATAATCAAGGAAAAGCTACAGTAAAAATCAAATATCCTGACAATTTAACTAGCTGGAAAGCTGTTGCTCGTGTTGTAACAACCAAAGACCAATTTGGTATTGCTGATGCAATGACTAGAACCAAACAACCGCTAATTGTTCGTCTTCAAGCTCCAAGATTTTTTGTTGTTGGTGATTTAACTACTGTGTCCGCAGTAGTCAACAATAACACTGATAAAACTATAGTTGTAACACCAAAAATTGACGCTACAGGCGTAACCGTAACAGGATTTCTAAAAGATGGCAAACCTGCAAAGGGCGAAGCCTCAAACTTAGAAATTCCTGCAAATGGTGATGCACGGGTTGATTGGATTGTCTCAACATCTAAAGCAGGCGACGCAAAAATAAAAGTTAGCGCGTTTAATAAAACTTACTCTGATGCTATGGAAAATAGCTATCTTGTCTATGAACATGGCATTGAAAAGTTTGTTACTAAATCAGGAAAAATGCGAGGTAGCGAAGTAGCAGTAAACTTAACTATTCCTAAAGAACGCAAAATAGAAACTACTTCTTTAGTTGTCCAAGTTGCTCCAAGTATGGCAGTTACAATGCTAGATGCTTTGCCATATTTGCTAGATTATCCTTATGGTTGTACTGAACAAACAATGAGCCGGTTTTTACCTGCTGCAATTATGGCTAAAACCTTGCGTGAGCTAGGTTTACAGCCAGAAGTTGTAATGGGACGTTTATTTGGCGGAATTGAACAACAATTTGTTGATAAAACTCAACCAAAAGGCAAAAAAGATTTAACTAAGCTAAATGAAATTGTTTACCAAGGGCTAAATCGTCTGTATGACTTCCAGCATTCTGATGGCGGTTGGGGTTGGTGGAAAGAAGGCGAGAGCGACCATTTTATGACAGCTTATGTTTTATGGGGACTGACTCTAGCCAATCAAGCTGATATAGATGCTCGCTTAGATGTTGCTCGTCGTGCTGCTAACTATTTAGATAAAGAGCTTGTAGAAGAAGAACTTAACTATGATCAACAGGCTTGGATGCTACACGCTTTAGCCGTATTTCAAGCTTCAATAAAAGCTAAAGCTACAGAATTTCAAACCAAAGCATTTAACAACATTTGGCAAAATCGAGATAAATTAAATGCTTATACTCGCTCATTGCTTGCTTTAAGCGCACATTATTTTGGAGATAAAGAAAAGGCAATGGTGCTAATTCGTAATCTTGAAAATGGCGTAAAAATAGATAATACACCTGATGTAGCAGTAATTGAAAAAGGTGCAGAAAAATCAAATGATTCTGTAATCGGCACTGCTCATTGGGGCGAGGATGGGCTTTATTATCGATGGTCAGATGGTGGAATTGAAGCAACTTCATTTGCTCTAAGAGCTTTACTTACAATAGATCCACAAAATAAGCTAATTGAACCTGTGACAAATTGGTTAGTAAAAAACCGACGTGGTGCGCAATGGAGTAACACTAGAGACACTGCTATTACGATACTTGCCTTAAATGATTATCTAAAAACTACAGGTGAGCTAAAACCTAACCTAGAGTATGAGTTATTAGTTAATGGTAAGTTAGTAGTTACTAAAAAACTTTCTGGTGAAGACGCAATAGCAGCACCTAGCCAATTTCCAATTGAGCAAAAGCTAATTGCTGATGGAGCAAATGAAATTCGCATCCGTCGTAAAGGTGGTAGTGGGACGCTATATTTTGCTGCTCAAGCTACTTTCTTTAGCCTAGAAAACCCAATTGCTTCAGCAGGAAATGAAATTTTTGTCCGCCGGGATTACTATAAAATTGTAAGTAAACCTACCTTACTTAAAGGGTTTATTTATGAAAAAGAGTTAATGAAGGACAAAGATAAAATTAATAGTGGCGATAGAATCCAAGTTGTACTAACAATTGAAGCTAAAAACAATTATGAATATCTTTTGTTTGAAGACTTAAAGCCTGCTGGAATTGAAGCTGTACAAATTCGTAGCGGAGAAGCCCTTTATACAAGAGAACTTAAGAGCAGTACAATTGAAAGACGTTTTGCAGATAAGAAAGAAATTTCAACCGATCCGGGTCAAGCTCCAGAAACTTCACCGCGCAAAGCCGCTTTACGTGGTGAAGCTAAAGCACTTGTAGAAAAAGAAATTGCTAAAACGCTTCCTAATCAAACAGATGATCTATCTGCTCAAGATTACACTGGGCGTAGTCGCTGGGTTTATCAAGAACTTCGTGACCGCAAAGTAGCACTTTTTATTGATAAATTGCCTGAAGGCGTTTGGGAAATTCGTTATGAATTTCGTGCAGAAGTGCCAGGTGAATTTCATGCTTTACCAGTTTTAGGACATGCTATGTATGTTCCTGAAATTCGTTGTAATAGCAAAGAAATTCGCATTAGCGTTACGGATGAGAAAAAATAA
- a CDS encoding putative DNA-binding domain-containing protein — MEIDLGRFQRWMSSAIMYQPNATAKQAMKAKDVAEEIPFDEALKFIKPSKTLNQYERLALYRSMYILRLVDVLKIDYPALAEFLGEDDYPEFVDKYLQVHPSRSYNLSFLSYNIPNFIKTAPKIKDRGFLYDLASLELALSYVFDAEETPVLTKEDIAAIAPEIWETAKIIPITAFRLLALKHNANQYLQAVQDEDKKLPKAKKIDSWVAVYRRDYKLWRLPLNRDAYKLLSDIVAGKPLGEAIVSAIENSHEKDVAALQNQVFKWFQDWVSEGFFQKIVVE; from the coding sequence ATGGAAATAGATTTAGGTCGTTTTCAACGTTGGATGTCTTCCGCCATAATGTATCAACCTAATGCTACAGCTAAACAAGCAATGAAGGCTAAGGACGTAGCAGAAGAAATTCCTTTTGATGAAGCATTAAAATTTATTAAACCTTCTAAAACTCTTAATCAATATGAACGCCTAGCCCTTTATCGGTCAATGTATATACTTAGGCTAGTAGATGTCTTAAAAATAGACTACCCTGCTTTAGCTGAGTTTTTAGGAGAAGATGATTACCCAGAATTTGTAGATAAATATTTACAAGTTCACCCATCGCGCAGCTATAACCTATCTTTTCTAAGCTACAATATCCCAAATTTTATTAAAACTGCTCCAAAGATAAAAGATCGAGGCTTTCTTTATGATTTAGCATCACTGGAACTAGCTCTAAGTTATGTTTTTGATGCAGAAGAGACTCCTGTTTTAACCAAAGAGGATATTGCCGCTATTGCTCCAGAAATTTGGGAGACAGCTAAAATAATTCCTATAACAGCATTTCGGCTTTTGGCACTTAAACACAATGCCAATCAGTATTTACAAGCTGTACAAGATGAAGATAAAAAATTGCCTAAAGCGAAAAAAATAGACTCTTGGGTTGCTGTCTATCGTCGTGACTATAAACTTTGGAGACTTCCACTTAATCGAGATGCTTATAAACTATTAAGTGACATTGTAGCTGGCAAACCTTTAGGAGAAGCAATAGTAAGTGCAATTGAAAACTCCCATGAAAAAGACGTTGCTGCACTGCAAAATCAAGTCTTTAAGTGGTTTCAAGATTGGGTGTCAGAAGGCTTTTTCCAAAAAATAGTTGTAGAATAG